A window from Sphingobacterium hotanense encodes these proteins:
- a CDS encoding glycoside hydrolase family 88 protein: MNKLKTIPIVAAASAVLFINMIPSQTNFIDKAFKSAEKQYESLCKEAEVLKRFPRTIDKEGKLKGTDEWDWTGGFFPGSLWFLYHQSGNEQTKAEAIKWTEDLEKAKDLDQHHDIGFVMYCSYGNGIKYSNDPAKIKEYQDIIIHSSNTALRRFDPKVGLIKSWNKKKAWDEKTVWEYPVIIDNMMNLEMLCYASDLTGDPKYRKVAISHADKTMKNHFRKDYSTYHVVDYDKNGKAIHHQTNQGYADESTWSRGQAWAIYGFTMMYRETKKVEYLKTAQQAAKFYINHPNLPSDKIPYWDFNAHQDGYRSDVDFPKRQLDYIPRDASAAAIVASALIELSTFSKAKDKALFLSFAKETLETLASPAYFADYGTNGGFLLKHSVGSQPHNSEVDVPLTYADYYFLEGLTRLKELKN; the protein is encoded by the coding sequence TTGAACAAATTAAAAACTATCCCTATTGTAGCCGCAGCAAGTGCTGTTCTTTTTATCAATATGATTCCAAGCCAAACGAATTTTATTGATAAAGCTTTTAAGTCGGCGGAGAAGCAATATGAATCTCTTTGTAAGGAAGCTGAGGTCTTGAAACGATTCCCACGCACCATAGATAAAGAGGGCAAACTGAAAGGAACTGATGAATGGGATTGGACAGGAGGATTCTTTCCGGGCTCATTATGGTTCTTATACCACCAATCAGGAAATGAACAAACCAAAGCAGAAGCGATCAAATGGACTGAGGATTTGGAAAAAGCTAAAGATCTAGACCAGCATCATGATATTGGCTTCGTTATGTATTGTTCCTATGGAAACGGAATAAAATATTCAAATGACCCTGCAAAGATTAAAGAATATCAAGACATTATCATTCATTCGTCAAATACCGCACTGCGTCGCTTCGATCCGAAAGTAGGTTTGATAAAATCATGGAATAAAAAGAAAGCTTGGGATGAAAAAACGGTTTGGGAATACCCTGTCATAATCGACAATATGATGAATCTGGAGATGCTCTGCTATGCCTCTGACTTAACAGGCGATCCGAAATATAGGAAGGTCGCGATATCTCATGCCGATAAGACCATGAAGAACCACTTCCGGAAAGACTACTCTACGTACCATGTTGTTGACTATGATAAGAACGGAAAAGCAATTCATCATCAAACGAATCAAGGCTATGCCGACGAGTCGACTTGGTCGCGCGGACAAGCATGGGCAATATATGGATTTACCATGATGTACCGAGAGACTAAAAAAGTCGAATATCTGAAAACTGCGCAGCAAGCCGCTAAATTCTATATTAACCATCCTAATCTACCGTCTGATAAGATTCCTTATTGGGACTTTAATGCACATCAGGATGGCTATCGTTCCGACGTTGACTTTCCAAAACGTCAATTAGATTATATCCCGCGAGATGCATCCGCTGCTGCCATCGTTGCATCAGCATTGATTGAACTTTCGACATTTTCTAAAGCAAAGGATAAAGCGCTATTTTTAAGTTTCGCAAAGGAAACACTTGAAACCTTAGCTTCTCCTGCTTATTTCGCAGATTACGGTACGAATGGCGGATTTCTGTTGAAACACAGCGTTGGAAGCCAGCCCCATAACTCGGAAGTCGATGTACCACTAACGTACGCTGATTATTATTTCCTAGAGGGATTGACGCGCTTAAAAGAACTAAAGAACTAA
- a CDS encoding glycoside hydrolase family 2 protein, with translation MIRRSVILSYLMAMTLSYGHAQEWKPSGDKILTEWATKVDPKQPHPEYPRPQLVRSNNWQNLNGLWKYAVTDISVSQLPTNWDGNILVPYAIESALSGVGKSLNKDQALWYTTDIVLSKKLKNEKTILHFGAVDWQCEVFVNGQSVAKHEGGFNSFSVDISKALKKGSKQQIAVRVWDPTSDGPQPRGKQINKPHSIWYTPVSGIWQTVWLESVPKSYIKSTHQTPQVDQSSLTFSADIEAAQAGDLLHIIAYDNGKKIAESSNAPTETQQLKLENISLWSPSNPKLYDLEVKLMRKGKVVDQAKSYFAMRKISKKTDRKGIERMYLNDEFLFHYGPLDQGWWPDGLHTAPTDEALKFDIEKTKEMGFNMIRKHIKVEPARWYRHCDSIGVLVWQDMPSGDLGGNNWDMHPGKFRAGKQDKDRTPESEAIFKKEWNSIMTQLHNFPSIVVWVPFNEAWGQFKTKEIVEWTKQKDPSRLVNGASGGNYLAPGDILDLHNYPEPAMPDPARFGKDFILANGEFGGLGLPIEGHTWQAKDNWGYQSFKSVAELKKRYSELITDLTKLLQLGLSAAVYTQTTDVEIETNGLMTYDRKVIKIPTAELREINEKLYDKNLIN, from the coding sequence ATGATTAGAAGATCAGTTATACTCTCCTATCTAATGGCAATGACTTTATCCTACGGGCATGCCCAAGAATGGAAACCCTCGGGCGATAAGATTCTGACGGAATGGGCGACTAAAGTCGACCCTAAACAACCTCATCCGGAATATCCCAGACCTCAATTGGTAAGATCGAACAACTGGCAGAATCTGAATGGTCTTTGGAAATACGCAGTTACCGATATTTCTGTATCGCAATTACCAACGAATTGGGATGGAAATATACTCGTTCCTTACGCTATCGAGTCTGCGCTATCTGGCGTTGGGAAGAGCCTGAATAAAGATCAAGCTCTTTGGTATACAACTGATATCGTTCTTTCCAAAAAACTAAAAAATGAGAAAACGATTCTTCATTTCGGCGCAGTGGACTGGCAATGCGAAGTTTTTGTCAACGGGCAGTCTGTTGCGAAGCATGAAGGTGGATTTAATTCCTTCAGTGTCGATATCAGCAAAGCTCTAAAAAAGGGAAGCAAACAACAAATAGCAGTTCGCGTTTGGGATCCTACAAGCGACGGTCCTCAACCAAGAGGAAAACAAATAAACAAACCACATTCTATTTGGTACACCCCTGTTTCCGGTATATGGCAAACAGTTTGGTTAGAATCAGTACCCAAATCATATATCAAAAGTACCCATCAAACTCCTCAAGTAGATCAATCCAGCTTAACATTCTCTGCAGATATTGAAGCTGCCCAAGCGGGCGACCTTCTACACATCATCGCCTACGATAATGGAAAGAAGATCGCGGAATCATCAAATGCGCCTACTGAGACTCAACAACTAAAGCTAGAAAATATCAGTTTATGGAGCCCAAGCAACCCAAAACTCTACGACTTAGAAGTGAAGCTGATGCGGAAAGGCAAGGTCGTTGACCAGGCTAAGAGTTACTTTGCGATGCGTAAGATTTCGAAAAAAACTGATCGGAAAGGGATTGAGCGAATGTACCTCAATGATGAGTTTCTCTTCCATTACGGTCCCCTAGATCAAGGTTGGTGGCCCGATGGATTACATACAGCACCAACGGACGAGGCGCTTAAATTCGACATAGAAAAAACCAAGGAAATGGGCTTCAACATGATCCGTAAGCATATTAAAGTTGAGCCTGCTCGTTGGTACAGACACTGCGATAGTATCGGAGTTTTAGTTTGGCAAGATATGCCAAGTGGAGACCTAGGGGGCAACAACTGGGACATGCACCCCGGTAAATTCCGCGCGGGAAAGCAAGATAAAGACCGAACGCCAGAGTCAGAGGCTATATTCAAGAAAGAGTGGAATAGCATCATGACACAGTTGCATAACTTTCCAAGTATCGTAGTGTGGGTGCCGTTCAATGAGGCTTGGGGACAATTTAAAACGAAAGAAATCGTAGAATGGACCAAGCAAAAAGATCCTTCTCGCCTTGTTAATGGAGCAAGCGGAGGAAACTACCTTGCTCCTGGCGATATATTAGATCTCCACAACTATCCTGAGCCCGCTATGCCAGATCCTGCTAGATTCGGTAAAGACTTTATTTTGGCAAACGGTGAGTTCGGTGGATTAGGTTTGCCCATTGAAGGACATACCTGGCAAGCAAAAGATAACTGGGGATATCAATCCTTTAAGAGCGTTGCAGAACTAAAGAAACGCTATTCGGAATTGATTACGGATCTAACCAAACTATTACAGCTAGGACTTTCTGCAGCTGTTTACACACAAACTACAGATGTAGAGATTGAAACCAATGGTCTCATGACCTATGATCGAAAAGTCATCAAGATTCCTACAGCAGAACTTAGGGAAATTAATGAGAAGCTCTACGACAAGAACTTGATCAACTAG
- a CDS encoding TPM domain-containing protein, producing the protein MLSIRNKNLVLFVLLLMQFCWPLFAPAQLVSGPEVFEEPRQIAAERFTVESLPSPKKQGQDFYVTNPNAILSTETVFKLDRMSKLIDSLTGAEFAIAVVNDYEGDSDFQFALDLFNKWGIGKKDADNGLLLFLAIDRREYRFIAGYGMESVMPDAYLKRIGEKYLVPKFQVGDYDQGVLDAATFISEVLMSPDIRAELEARLPEATPFWSFRNVYFKNSLLVLGMFAFFYLVVHFVSSRLIKKPNKKYPYVPIFAGLGCMGILMFLTVFLFAFVFNNLEFIYQKKHLPYFVFVLGGIILAMKITYTRTSISKSYTDTEERAKAINKFLTFTFIPMILSPLAWFDLVGIISRKAKDRKRFVPPDNSRDWQRVNRDLSEKEIKTYLSKGNLKEESIKSRSYEIWENLRTKKITLIPWDIKSSFKECPHCHFFTLRKGKRHTIIAATYSKTGKGEKVDDCENCSYRVVIDTYTIPKKVRSSSSSSGGSSSSGSSGGGSSSSGSFGGGSSGGGGAGGRW; encoded by the coding sequence ATGCTATCTATTAGAAACAAGAATCTCGTATTATTCGTCTTGCTCTTGATGCAGTTTTGCTGGCCCTTATTTGCACCGGCTCAACTTGTTTCTGGACCTGAGGTATTTGAAGAGCCGCGACAAATCGCTGCTGAACGTTTTACCGTAGAAAGTCTACCCAGTCCGAAGAAACAGGGACAAGATTTCTACGTGACGAATCCGAATGCTATTCTGTCCACAGAAACGGTTTTCAAACTTGATCGCATGTCCAAGCTTATTGATTCGCTGACCGGCGCTGAGTTTGCCATTGCTGTTGTTAATGATTACGAAGGCGATAGTGACTTTCAATTTGCCCTAGACCTATTCAACAAATGGGGGATTGGAAAGAAAGACGCGGACAATGGCCTGCTTTTGTTTCTAGCGATCGATCGTCGAGAGTATCGTTTCATAGCCGGTTATGGTATGGAGTCAGTGATGCCAGACGCTTATTTAAAGCGAATTGGCGAAAAGTATCTGGTACCTAAATTTCAAGTCGGGGACTACGATCAAGGGGTGCTGGATGCCGCTACTTTCATCAGCGAGGTTCTTATGTCGCCTGATATCAGAGCAGAGCTGGAAGCCCGTTTACCGGAAGCAACGCCGTTTTGGAGCTTTCGAAATGTGTATTTTAAGAATTCCCTATTAGTATTGGGGATGTTCGCTTTCTTCTATTTAGTGGTTCACTTTGTTTCATCCAGACTCATCAAGAAACCGAACAAAAAATATCCTTATGTCCCCATATTTGCAGGATTGGGATGTATGGGAATTTTAATGTTTCTTACGGTTTTTTTATTTGCTTTCGTCTTCAATAACCTAGAGTTCATATATCAAAAAAAGCACTTACCTTATTTTGTATTCGTACTGGGGGGAATCATTCTGGCAATGAAAATAACCTATACCCGCACGAGCATTAGTAAGAGCTATACTGATACAGAGGAAAGGGCAAAAGCTATCAATAAGTTTCTGACATTCACATTTATTCCTATGATCTTATCACCGCTAGCTTGGTTTGATTTAGTCGGTATCATATCAAGAAAAGCAAAAGATAGAAAGCGATTTGTACCACCAGATAATTCTAGAGATTGGCAGCGTGTCAATCGGGATCTGTCGGAGAAGGAAATCAAGACCTATCTTAGTAAAGGAAATTTGAAGGAAGAAAGTATCAAATCTCGAAGCTATGAAATTTGGGAAAATCTTCGAACGAAGAAGATTACGCTTATACCTTGGGATATTAAATCTAGTTTTAAGGAATGTCCGCACTGCCATTTTTTTACCCTGCGAAAAGGGAAGCGGCATACGATTATTGCTGCAACCTATAGCAAGACTGGAAAAGGTGAAAAAGTTGATGATTGTGAGAATTGCAGTTATCGCGTAGTCATCGATACTTATACCATTCCCAAGAAGGTGAGAAGTAGCAGCAGTTCCTCGGGCGGTAGTTCATCGAGTGGCTCTTCCGGGGGAGGTAGTTCCTCAAGTGGAAGTTTTGGTGGCGGCTCATCGGGTGGTGGTGGAGCTGGCGGTAGATGGTAA
- a CDS encoding DUF4230 domain-containing protein, translated as MMTKLLKVIILLIVVVGLGWFIWQISKPKTNTVSNHQVLLERIESMGKLELVKYRLSDVVEHKVISQFLPDASVLLIIKADAVGCVDLSKLKSDDVEVLEDSVHITLPNPEICYVKIDHRESKVYDTKMAFFREANMVDEAFKAAENEITKQVKKSDILEQTKKNAVDIFKPLMEGLGYKKYSIGFE; from the coding sequence ATGATGACAAAACTATTAAAGGTAATTATCTTATTGATCGTTGTGGTTGGATTAGGATGGTTCATTTGGCAAATCAGTAAACCCAAAACGAATACGGTAAGCAACCATCAAGTTCTACTAGAACGCATAGAATCCATGGGCAAGTTGGAATTGGTGAAATATCGCCTATCGGATGTCGTAGAGCATAAGGTGATCTCACAATTTCTTCCAGATGCTAGTGTGTTGCTTATAATCAAGGCTGACGCTGTTGGTTGCGTGGATTTAAGCAAACTGAAGTCGGACGACGTTGAAGTTTTGGAGGACTCTGTCCATATAACACTACCCAATCCAGAAATATGTTACGTAAAGATTGATCATAGAGAGTCGAAAGTTTATGATACGAAGATGGCATTTTTCAGGGAAGCGAATATGGTAGACGAAGCATTCAAAGCGGCAGAAAACGAAATTACGAAACAAGTGAAAAAATCGGATATTCTTGAGCAAACCAAGAAAAATGCAGTCGATATATTCAAACCCCTTATGGAAGGATTAGGATATAAGAAGTACAGCATCGGATTTGAATAA
- a CDS encoding class I SAM-dependent DNA methyltransferase → MKRDVFKNYDIIADWFSTNRSKDLMEKPYLDRLIEHIPTNSRILDLGCGTGEPIYGYFKEKGYSLCGADASSAMLAIARRNFPDGDFIHQDMRDLDLDEKFDAIIAWHSFFHLAQHEQRDMFPLFKKHLKTKGILLFTSGPDEGEAWGMNNGQNLYHASLCKQEYNSLLKEQSFSVIQHVVADPNCGGATIWLCQLKED, encoded by the coding sequence ATGAAAAGGGATGTCTTCAAGAACTATGATATCATTGCTGATTGGTTCTCAACAAATCGAAGTAAAGATTTAATGGAAAAACCCTATTTAGATCGCTTGATTGAGCATATCCCTACGAATTCACGCATTTTAGACCTTGGTTGTGGAACTGGCGAGCCCATATACGGATACTTCAAGGAAAAAGGTTATTCACTATGCGGAGCAGATGCAAGCAGCGCTATGCTTGCAATCGCGCGAAGGAACTTTCCGGATGGAGATTTTATTCATCAGGATATGCGTGATCTTGATCTAGATGAAAAATTTGACGCCATTATCGCATGGCATAGCTTCTTTCATCTCGCACAGCATGAGCAACGCGACATGTTTCCACTATTTAAAAAGCATCTTAAAACAAAGGGCATATTGCTATTCACGAGTGGTCCCGACGAAGGGGAAGCCTGGGGAATGAATAACGGCCAAAACCTTTATCATGCCTCTTTGTGCAAACAAGAATATAATTCTTTACTCAAAGAGCAAAGTTTCTCGGTCATTCAGCATGTGGTAGCAGATCCAAATTGTGGCGGTGCAACCATATGGTTATGCCAACTGAAGGAGGATTAA
- a CDS encoding MFS transporter, giving the protein MLKTTTAYDPNKTSYPILIAICLAHLSNDLIQAVIPASYPLLKDNFHLNFAQIGIITFCFQLASSLLQPIVGMYTDKHPKPYSQIIAMMFSFVGIIALSFANSYYAVLFAVTMVGIGSSIFHPESSRVAYLSSGGKRSLAQSIFQIGGNTGTALAPLLLAWFVIPAGQRNILWFIVVVLIAQLILSYIARWYVKVLEYARTQAKKQIKLPDLSQTKIVMSIVVLLLLIFSKYVYVASITSYLQFYMMDKFAISEIAAQVYLFYFLIAIAVGTLFGGFLGDLIGRKYIIWLSVLGCAPFTLMLPYANEMWTGILVSVIGLIMASAFPSILVYAQELLPKKIGMVSGLFYGFAFGMGGLGAAILGWFADKTSLESIYLVCSYLPLLGIVAYFLPDMKRIKYKDA; this is encoded by the coding sequence ATGCTTAAAACAACTACCGCTTACGATCCGAATAAGACTTCTTATCCTATCTTGATTGCCATTTGTTTGGCGCACTTATCCAACGATTTAATACAAGCCGTAATCCCGGCCTCATATCCTTTGTTGAAAGATAATTTCCATTTGAACTTCGCTCAAATTGGGATTATAACTTTCTGCTTTCAATTGGCATCCTCTTTATTACAGCCTATTGTGGGTATGTATACAGATAAGCATCCGAAGCCATATTCGCAAATTATTGCCATGATGTTTTCCTTCGTGGGGATTATCGCTTTGTCCTTCGCCAACAGTTATTACGCGGTACTGTTCGCAGTGACAATGGTCGGCATAGGGTCGTCCATCTTTCATCCCGAATCTTCTCGTGTAGCATACTTATCATCAGGTGGTAAGCGTAGTTTAGCTCAATCTATATTTCAGATAGGTGGAAATACAGGAACTGCATTAGCGCCATTGTTATTGGCTTGGTTCGTCATCCCGGCAGGTCAGCGGAATATACTATGGTTTATCGTCGTCGTGTTAATTGCCCAATTAATTTTAAGCTACATCGCAAGATGGTATGTCAAAGTCTTAGAGTATGCTAGAACACAAGCCAAGAAGCAGATCAAGCTTCCAGACCTATCGCAGACTAAAATTGTGATGTCTATCGTGGTTTTACTTTTATTGATATTTTCCAAGTATGTATATGTAGCGAGCATAACGAGCTATCTGCAATTCTACATGATGGATAAATTTGCTATTTCGGAGATTGCGGCTCAAGTTTATCTTTTCTACTTCCTTATCGCGATTGCGGTCGGTACGCTATTTGGAGGCTTCTTAGGCGACCTTATTGGTCGTAAATATATAATTTGGTTATCCGTATTAGGATGTGCACCTTTTACCTTGATGCTTCCTTATGCAAATGAAATGTGGACCGGTATTTTGGTTTCGGTAATAGGCTTAATCATGGCATCGGCATTTCCATCCATCCTCGTATATGCGCAGGAACTGCTCCCGAAGAAAATCGGAATGGTTTCCGGGTTGTTCTATGGCTTCGCATTTGGAATGGGAGGCCTAGGGGCTGCGATTTTAGGATGGTTTGCTGATAAAACTTCCTTGGAAAGTATCTATTTGGTATGTTCCTATTTGCCTCTTTTGGGGATTGTGGCTTATTTTCTTCCAGATATGAAGAGGATTAAATACAAAGATGCTTAA
- a CDS encoding DUF5106 domain-containing protein, which produces MKNPKTILLLCVVSIAGILLSCNQEKKSNTAVNTENNSSTEYKPPQVPSNLTSKEEQLNYLFNHYWDNFNFSDTAKIIDSEYAEQAFVNYLAIFPAVSPSQLKEGITDFLDQAKQEQKGFDFFKKKLDSYLYDPNSPMRSDSYYEPVLEYYTSSDKVSADEKTRYRILLDLARKNKVGSTATDFIYQTKEKAINKLHDLENPLILLMFYEPGCSNCEQVIGVLKEQESINQMIANKHMQILAIYPEGNLEIWNDYAANIPSNWINGVDERQEVLNKGLYDLKASPTIYLLDKDKKVILKDTDLNALGNYLASQGL; this is translated from the coding sequence ATGAAAAACCCGAAAACAATACTACTCTTATGTGTCGTCTCAATTGCTGGAATTTTGTTATCCTGTAATCAGGAGAAGAAGTCCAATACGGCCGTAAATACAGAAAATAACTCATCGACTGAGTACAAGCCTCCTCAAGTACCTTCTAACTTAACGAGTAAGGAAGAGCAACTCAATTATTTGTTTAATCACTATTGGGATAATTTCAATTTTAGCGACACGGCGAAGATAATCGACTCTGAATACGCTGAGCAAGCCTTCGTGAATTACCTTGCTATTTTCCCAGCTGTTTCCCCATCACAGTTGAAGGAAGGAATTACAGATTTCTTAGATCAAGCGAAGCAGGAACAAAAAGGATTCGACTTCTTCAAAAAGAAATTAGATAGCTATCTCTATGACCCTAATTCGCCGATGCGTAGTGACTCGTATTACGAACCTGTACTCGAATATTATACAAGCTCTGATAAGGTCTCAGCGGACGAGAAAACGCGTTATAGGATATTGTTAGATCTTGCACGTAAGAACAAAGTGGGTTCAACAGCAACAGATTTTATTTATCAAACGAAAGAAAAGGCAATCAATAAGCTGCACGACCTTGAAAACCCATTAATATTGCTTATGTTTTATGAACCGGGCTGTAGCAATTGTGAGCAAGTAATAGGCGTATTGAAAGAACAGGAGTCAATCAATCAAATGATTGCTAATAAACACATGCAGATCCTTGCTATCTATCCCGAGGGTAATTTAGAAATATGGAATGACTATGCTGCAAACATTCCTTCAAACTGGATCAATGGGGTGGATGAAAGGCAGGAGGTTCTGAATAAAGGGCTGTATGATCTAAAAGCTTCTCCGACAATTTATCTATTGGATAAGGATAAGAAAGTTATTCTGAAAGATACTGACTTAAACGCCTTAGGAAATTACTTAGCGTCTCAAGGTTTATAG
- a CDS encoding GumC family protein, translating into MNTKNKSFVPTSDSKTINIVDVLNYLQHYWKWYLLSILVSTAFFYYQYSISPFVYKRSETVMIKTPENTPASSRVTRSSMYYNTVSVASEILQLKSKELMRQTVAELDANISYVERRGLRDVELYKDSPILVKFKNDRHDDTHTFYVTGIDQNTVELSGFDRTSKNITVKFNTEVETPVGRLTLFANENYTEYFFGTQIKISKNSVNATAGYFLGNLTINQMQDDASLLEISIQDGSSKRADEVITKLIEVYNGITIDDKNQIARNTADFIQRRLTLIEKDLDSVESNIERLKTNNQGIDLATSGEMYLNESRQFQNEKQKIETDIKLAQMMRDYMRTAEREKDLIPNNTGLVDANIETQINEYNTLLLKKNRLEEGSSIENPIVIELNRELNSMRSNINRAVDNATEGLRIKLGNVNREYTRLTGKVMETPQKERTMLSVERQQKVKEELYLFLLNKREENALNKAMTENNMRIIDPAAGSDAPIAPSKFRKLALGMGIGLMLPTFILLMMLMLDSKVRSRADLENNLSIPFLAEIPLMVDKRTKTDVKVQENGRDPLTEAFRILRTNISFMNPDDENNKVIMFSSSRIGAGKTFSALNLSATLAFLNKRVAILDLDIRKGTLSSKFNLPVTKGVTHFLANSVVTLDDITYKTNLVEGFDIDLIPIGVPAPNPVELLLTKRLDSLVEQLKERYDYVVIDSVPIEIVADAYISNRVADMTVFVIRSGNLDRRQLPTIEKVYENKKLKNMAVVLNGVKEDPRSYGYGYGYGYGYGYGYGYGYDVKKKRGFFDKLFKKA; encoded by the coding sequence ATGAATACAAAAAATAAGAGTTTTGTTCCGACGAGCGATTCAAAAACGATAAACATAGTTGATGTCCTCAATTACCTTCAACACTATTGGAAATGGTATTTGTTATCAATATTGGTTTCTACAGCGTTCTTTTATTATCAGTATAGTATTTCACCTTTCGTTTACAAGAGAAGTGAAACAGTAATGATCAAAACTCCTGAAAATACACCTGCATCGAGTAGAGTGACTCGGTCGTCAATGTATTATAACACAGTTAGTGTTGCAAGCGAGATATTGCAGCTAAAATCGAAAGAGTTAATGAGACAAACCGTTGCCGAATTGGATGCCAACATTAGTTATGTCGAGAGAAGGGGCTTACGCGATGTCGAACTTTATAAGGACTCTCCAATTCTAGTTAAATTCAAAAATGATCGCCACGATGATACTCATACGTTCTACGTAACAGGTATTGATCAAAACACGGTAGAATTATCAGGATTTGACCGTACATCCAAAAATATAACTGTAAAATTCAATACAGAGGTAGAAACTCCGGTCGGGAGGTTAACACTCTTCGCTAATGAAAATTATACAGAGTATTTTTTTGGTACTCAAATTAAAATTTCTAAAAACAGCGTTAATGCGACTGCAGGTTACTTTTTAGGCAACCTTACAATAAACCAAATGCAGGACGATGCGTCCTTGCTAGAAATTAGTATTCAAGATGGTTCTTCTAAAAGAGCTGATGAAGTGATTACAAAACTAATTGAAGTTTATAATGGCATAACGATCGACGATAAAAATCAAATCGCACGAAATACGGCAGATTTTATCCAAAGACGATTGACATTAATTGAAAAGGATCTGGACTCAGTTGAGTCGAATATTGAGAGACTTAAGACGAACAATCAAGGAATCGATTTAGCAACTTCTGGAGAAATGTATCTTAACGAGAGCCGCCAATTTCAAAATGAAAAGCAGAAAATCGAGACAGATATCAAACTTGCTCAAATGATGCGCGACTATATGCGTACTGCAGAGAGAGAAAAGGATTTGATTCCAAACAATACAGGGTTGGTCGACGCGAATATTGAAACGCAAATTAATGAGTATAATACGCTTTTGCTCAAGAAAAATAGATTGGAGGAAGGAAGTAGCATTGAAAATCCTATTGTAATCGAATTAAATAGGGAATTAAATTCAATGCGTTCAAATATTAATCGTGCTGTTGACAACGCAACCGAGGGACTAAGAATAAAGCTTGGGAATGTTAATAGAGAGTATACTCGATTAACAGGGAAAGTAATGGAGACGCCGCAAAAGGAGCGAACGATGTTGTCCGTTGAGCGTCAGCAAAAGGTTAAGGAGGAATTATACTTGTTCTTATTGAATAAGCGTGAAGAAAATGCGCTTAACAAGGCGATGACCGAGAATAACATGCGGATAATAGACCCAGCAGCAGGTTCCGATGCGCCTATAGCGCCGAGCAAATTTAGGAAATTAGCTTTAGGTATGGGAATAGGGCTAATGCTACCAACATTTATTTTACTGATGATGCTGATGCTAGACTCAAAAGTGCGAAGCAGAGCGGATCTTGAAAACAACCTTTCCATTCCTTTTTTAGCTGAGATACCTTTGATGGTGGACAAGCGAACAAAAACCGACGTCAAAGTCCAAGAAAATGGTCGAGATCCTCTGACAGAAGCTTTCCGAATTTTAAGAACGAATATCAGCTTCATGAATCCGGATGATGAAAACAATAAGGTTATTATGTTTTCGTCGTCTAGAATCGGTGCTGGTAAAACCTTCTCCGCTTTAAATCTTTCGGCAACTTTGGCGTTCCTGAACAAGCGAGTAGCCATCTTAGACTTAGATATCCGTAAAGGTACGTTGAGTTCCAAGTTCAACCTTCCAGTAACGAAAGGTGTCACTCACTTCCTTGCAAACTCGGTCGTGACTTTGGATGATATTACCTACAAAACGAATCTAGTGGAAGGTTTTGATATCGACTTAATCCCGATTGGCGTGCCTGCACCTAATCCTGTAGAATTACTACTGACGAAGAGACTGGATTCCCTTGTTGAGCAATTAAAAGAAAGATACGACTATGTCGTTATTGATAGCGTGCCTATTGAAATTGTGGCGGATGCGTATATTTCGAACCGTGTGGCCGATATGACGGTTTTCGTTATCCGCTCGGGTAACTTAGATCGCCGCCAGTTACCGACTATCGAGAAAGTATACGAGAATAAAAAGCTCAAAAACATGGCAGTAGTTCTTAATGGTGTCAAAGAAGATCCAAGATCTTATGGCTATGGCTATGGCTATGGTTACGGCTATGGCTACGGTTATGGCTATGGCTATGATGTGAAGAAGAAACGTGGTTTCTTCGATAAACTATTCAAAAAAGCATAG